In Sphingobacterium sp. PCS056, the following proteins share a genomic window:
- a CDS encoding UDP-N-acetylmuramoyl-tripeptide--D-alanyl-D-alanine ligase, with product MELQALYNIFKQYPAVSTDTRHILPDSLFFALKGANFNGNEFAEHALVSGARYVIIDEVQYKKDDRFILVDDVLKTLQALAHYHRQQFEIPFIGVTGTNGKTTTKELLNAVLSKTYKTYATKGNLNNHIGVPLTLLAIDQTIEIAIIEMGANHIGEIDFLCQIAAPTHGLISNVGKAHLEGFGSFEGVKKTKGELYDWLQDSQGTLFLQGDNPFLKEMAAQRHINKVVTYGFSESNAIIGRLIKANPLLQIEWHLQQSEQVFQADTQLTGSYNTENFLAAIALGHYFDVPLGLINEAISEYTPTNNRSQITKTDRNTVICDYYNANATSMEAALTNMGIIEAEQKVIILGDMFELGDESSFEHQKVVDLAKTIVGARLIFVGKAFYEHKDGDSEFFETTDDVKSSLSIHPISGATILLKASRGMAFEKLMEVL from the coding sequence ATGGAACTGCAAGCACTGTACAACATATTCAAACAATATCCTGCGGTATCAACTGATACACGTCATATCTTACCTGATTCACTCTTTTTTGCTTTAAAAGGAGCCAATTTTAATGGAAATGAATTTGCAGAACATGCGCTGGTTTCTGGTGCTCGATACGTGATCATTGATGAGGTCCAATACAAAAAAGATGATCGATTTATACTCGTTGATGATGTTTTGAAAACCTTACAAGCTTTGGCACATTATCATCGCCAACAATTTGAGATTCCTTTTATTGGTGTCACAGGTACCAATGGTAAGACCACGACTAAAGAGTTGTTGAATGCCGTGCTATCCAAAACCTATAAGACCTATGCGACCAAAGGAAATTTGAATAACCATATAGGCGTTCCCTTGACCTTGTTAGCGATTGATCAGACAATCGAAATCGCTATCATCGAAATGGGAGCAAATCATATTGGTGAAATTGATTTTTTATGCCAGATTGCAGCACCTACTCATGGGCTGATCTCCAATGTAGGTAAAGCGCACTTGGAAGGATTTGGTTCTTTTGAGGGGGTGAAGAAAACAAAAGGAGAACTGTATGATTGGTTACAAGATAGTCAGGGAACATTGTTTCTGCAGGGGGATAATCCTTTTTTGAAAGAAATGGCAGCACAACGACATATCAATAAGGTGGTAACCTATGGTTTTTCCGAGTCTAATGCGATCATTGGCCGTTTGATCAAGGCAAATCCATTATTGCAAATCGAATGGCATCTTCAACAATCGGAACAAGTCTTTCAAGCAGATACCCAATTAACGGGTTCTTACAATACAGAAAATTTCTTAGCAGCGATCGCACTGGGACATTATTTTGATGTTCCTCTTGGGCTTATCAACGAAGCCATTTCAGAATATACACCTACTAATAATCGATCTCAGATAACAAAGACAGACCGCAATACCGTGATCTGTGATTATTATAATGCGAATGCAACGAGTATGGAGGCCGCATTGACTAATATGGGGATCATCGAAGCTGAGCAGAAAGTCATTATCTTGGGTGATATGTTTGAGCTTGGAGATGAATCTTCTTTTGAACATCAAAAAGTGGTAGATCTTGCCAAAACAATTGTAGGAGCACGCTTGATTTTCGTCGGCAAAGCATTTTATGAACACAAAGATGGCGATTCTGAGTTTTTTGAAACGACCGATGATGTGAAATCGAGCCTATCCATCCATCCGATCTCCGGTGCAACTATCCTGTTGAAAGCATCCCGGGGAATGGCCTTTGAAAAGCTGATGGAAGTGTTGTAG
- a CDS encoding alpha/beta hydrolase, with product MKVRILLLILNSLCFLLHAQEILKVDSSFTLQGTFAKESKKRPYITLAEKVDSTVLTIRQIPYKKTDDRILSLDAYLPQNFDTRYPCLILVHGGGWRSGNKEMMATMANALAHQFVVLSVEYRLSLEAKFPAAYTDLIDAVLWAKSQKQLPIDTARIAVIGTSSGGQLASLLGTNSDANKKAYVQAVVNIDGIVAFNHPESEEGEMASFWLGGTYDQEPAQWEKASPLYQVNISTAKTLFLNSSIPRFHAGRDDMIRKMHDLGIYTEVFAFEDSPHTFWFFNPWFQPMIDKIITFLHKNL from the coding sequence ATGAAGGTTCGTATTTTACTTCTTATTCTTAATAGTTTGTGTTTCTTGCTCCATGCACAGGAGATCTTGAAAGTTGACAGCTCTTTTACTTTACAAGGTACCTTTGCTAAAGAAAGTAAGAAAAGACCTTATATTACTTTGGCAGAAAAAGTAGACAGTACAGTTTTGACCATCCGTCAAATCCCATATAAAAAAACAGATGATAGGATATTATCCTTAGATGCCTACCTCCCTCAAAATTTTGACACCCGTTATCCTTGTCTCATTTTAGTACATGGAGGGGGATGGCGCTCTGGCAATAAAGAGATGATGGCAACGATGGCAAATGCCTTAGCACATCAATTTGTAGTTCTGAGTGTGGAATATAGGCTTTCGTTAGAAGCTAAATTTCCCGCAGCATATACAGATTTAATAGATGCGGTCTTATGGGCCAAAAGTCAGAAGCAATTGCCGATCGATACGGCTCGAATTGCGGTAATCGGTACCTCTTCGGGAGGTCAGTTAGCAAGTTTATTGGGTACAAATAGTGATGCAAATAAAAAAGCATATGTTCAGGCCGTTGTCAATATTGACGGGATTGTAGCTTTTAATCATCCAGAATCTGAAGAAGGGGAGATGGCTTCATTTTGGCTAGGAGGAACATATGATCAGGAGCCTGCACAATGGGAAAAAGCCTCACCTTTGTATCAAGTCAATATCTCCACGGCAAAGACATTATTTTTGAATAGCTCCATACCCCGTTTTCACGCAGGGAGAGATGATATGATACGTAAGATGCATGATTTAGGGATCTATACAGAGGTTTTTGCATTTGAAGACTCTCCGCATACCTTTTGGTTTTTTAATCCTTGGTTTCAGCCCATGATCGATAAAATCATCACCTTTCTCCATAAAAACCTATAA
- a CDS encoding pectinesterase family protein has product MKRLLISIFCFFLVIFCCAQQKKMLIVGQHGEGYPTIQEAVHAVRDFYESPVTIFVHKGIYHEKLNIPSWKHFIHIVGEDRDSTIITNDDYSGKRNVQNEFLTPFNTYTSYTVLVAGNDCVIENLTIQNTAGEKGQAVALHIDADRTIVRNCKILGWQDTFYLARAGSRNFIYQCFISGSTDFIFGAATAVFSKCTIESLKNSYITAPSNSYGHPYGFVFLNCDLRAKNEQVNQVYLGRPWRSNAKAMFYACNLGSHIAAEGWDPWNGDTMFPDKYKTAVFLEINCRGEGFKQLSKRVPWSKQILNNNYKQPSLSSIFTDWKPTENSN; this is encoded by the coding sequence ATGAAAAGACTTCTTATCAGTATCTTTTGCTTTTTTTTAGTAATCTTTTGTTGTGCCCAACAGAAGAAAATGCTCATCGTAGGGCAGCACGGAGAGGGATATCCAACAATTCAAGAAGCGGTCCATGCGGTGCGGGATTTTTACGAGTCTCCAGTTACGATATTCGTACACAAAGGGATTTATCATGAAAAGCTGAATATACCCTCATGGAAACATTTTATACATATAGTAGGGGAAGATAGAGATTCGACCATCATTACAAATGACGATTATTCAGGTAAAAGAAATGTACAAAATGAGTTTCTAACTCCTTTTAATACTTATACCTCCTACACGGTTCTTGTAGCAGGCAATGACTGTGTCATTGAAAATCTGACGATACAGAATACTGCTGGAGAAAAGGGGCAGGCTGTGGCGCTGCATATTGATGCTGATCGTACGATCGTTCGTAATTGTAAGATCCTGGGGTGGCAAGATACTTTTTATTTGGCGCGAGCAGGATCAAGAAATTTCATCTACCAATGTTTTATTTCAGGAAGTACAGATTTTATATTTGGAGCAGCAACAGCTGTTTTTTCTAAATGTACGATTGAAAGTTTAAAGAACTCTTATATTACGGCACCTTCAAACTCATATGGTCACCCTTATGGATTTGTATTTTTAAATTGTGATCTGCGCGCAAAAAATGAGCAGGTAAATCAGGTTTATTTGGGTAGACCATGGCGCTCTAATGCTAAAGCTATGTTTTATGCCTGCAACTTGGGCTCACATATAGCCGCTGAAGGTTGGGATCCATGGAATGGAGATACCATGTTTCCGGATAAATATAAAACAGCGGTTTTTTTAGAAATTAACTGCAGAGGAGAGGGGTTTAAACAGTTGTCCAAACGTGTTCCTTGGTCTAAGCAAATCCTAAATAATAACTATAAGCAACCCAGTCTTTCATCGATATTTACAGATTGGAAACCAACAGAAAATAGCAATTGA
- a CDS encoding pectinesterase family protein, whose amino-acid sequence MMSKRIIFILLIILQLIPVSYAQEYDYIVSKEGNGDFSTVQEAINATPDFRKKATRILIKKGIYKEKIIIAGSKQLIQLIGEPNQQVVLSYDDFAQKKNSFGEEIGTSGSSSILIYGDGFYAQNITFENSSGPVGQAVAAWIAADKAIFQNCIFLGFQDTLYTYGKGARQLYVNCHIEGTVDFIFGSSTVWFEKCILKCKNSGYITAASTPIDVKNGYLFNQCLIIGDRSTGKFYLGRPWRPHAKVIFQHTTLPDFIDEGGWDNWRNIENEKTAYFAEYGNKGPGSHVEKRVHWSHQLTHSEAEKYQINTYFDDWDPSDIIKNP is encoded by the coding sequence ATGATGTCAAAACGTATCATTTTTATTTTACTGATTATATTGCAATTGATACCTGTGTCCTATGCTCAAGAATATGATTACATCGTATCCAAAGAAGGGAATGGCGATTTTAGTACAGTGCAAGAAGCAATAAATGCCACACCTGACTTTAGAAAAAAAGCTACCCGCATATTAATAAAAAAGGGCATCTATAAAGAAAAGATCATTATTGCGGGCTCGAAGCAACTTATTCAACTGATTGGCGAACCAAACCAACAAGTTGTCCTTAGCTATGATGATTTCGCTCAGAAGAAAAACAGCTTTGGCGAAGAGATCGGTACTTCAGGCTCATCAAGCATATTGATCTACGGTGATGGTTTCTATGCTCAAAATATCACCTTTGAAAACTCTTCTGGACCCGTAGGTCAAGCGGTAGCCGCATGGATAGCTGCCGATAAAGCTATTTTTCAAAATTGCATTTTCTTGGGTTTCCAAGATACGCTGTATACTTATGGCAAGGGTGCTCGACAGTTGTATGTAAACTGTCATATCGAAGGCACAGTCGACTTTATCTTTGGCTCGTCTACGGTATGGTTTGAAAAATGCATTTTAAAATGCAAGAATAGTGGTTATATCACAGCAGCATCAACACCGATAGACGTCAAAAACGGATATCTTTTCAATCAATGTCTGATCATCGGTGACCGATCTACAGGAAAATTCTATTTAGGAAGGCCGTGGCGCCCCCATGCTAAAGTTATTTTTCAACACACGACATTGCCAGACTTTATTGATGAAGGCGGGTGGGACAACTGGCGCAATATTGAAAATGAAAAAACAGCATACTTTGCCGAATATGGAAATAAGGGACCTGGTAGCCACGTGGAGAAACGCGTGCACTGGAGTCACCAGTTAACACATTCCGAAGCGGAAAAATATCAGATCAATACTTATTTTGATGACTGGGATCCCAGCGATATCATCAAAAACCCATGA
- a CDS encoding glycoside hydrolase family 28 protein, whose translation MRTSRNYFSSIKKGILAVIVLSGSSVFAQAPQPPVVQTVSFRSDTINIVNHGAKGDGHFLNTTAINKAIEQSSLQGGGVVLVPSGLWLTGPIILKSNVNLHLKRDAILFFTDDFDQYKLIAANWEGQPAWRNQSPISGTDLTNIAITGSGVIDGNGDAWRMVKKSKLTDSQWKNLVNSGGVVDKSNQIWYPSEKSLAGSKDKKAGVMTAGTSSSDYEHIKDFLRPNLLVLTNCKKVLLEGVTIQNSPAWNLHPLLCEDLTLRRLLVRNPWYGQNGDGVDIESCKNVLIEDCTFDVGDDGICIKSGRDKSGRERGKPTENVLIRNNVVYHAHGGFVIGSEMSGGAKNIWVQDCSFIGTDIGLRFKTKRGRGGTVENIFIENINMIDIPGEAILFDMYYEAVDPVPMAGERREKVKAEKIPVTEETPQFKNFHIKNVFVNGAEKGIFFRGLPEMNIQDITIEKVTIQAKKGIDIIEASNIKLKDITIFSKETTPVVHIENAQNIVFENLKYQDDATLLFDLYGENSKNIQVIKTDVNKAKTISKIASGLSKSVLKIKK comes from the coding sequence ATGAGGACTTCCCGTAATTATTTCAGTAGCATCAAAAAAGGTATCCTAGCAGTTATAGTACTGTCTGGTTCTTCTGTCTTTGCTCAAGCACCTCAACCTCCGGTTGTTCAAACAGTATCATTCCGCTCCGACACGATCAATATCGTCAATCACGGGGCAAAAGGAGATGGCCATTTTTTAAATACAACTGCTATTAATAAGGCGATTGAACAGAGTAGTCTTCAAGGTGGTGGTGTTGTGCTAGTTCCATCAGGACTTTGGCTGACAGGTCCTATTATCTTAAAAAGTAATGTCAATCTTCATTTAAAAAGAGATGCAATCCTATTCTTTACGGATGATTTTGATCAATATAAATTGATAGCAGCAAATTGGGAAGGACAACCTGCTTGGCGCAATCAGAGTCCAATCTCCGGAACTGATCTAACTAATATTGCGATTACGGGTTCGGGCGTTATCGATGGCAATGGTGATGCATGGAGAATGGTCAAGAAAAGTAAACTCACAGATTCGCAATGGAAAAATCTTGTTAATTCGGGCGGCGTTGTAGACAAATCAAATCAGATCTGGTATCCTTCTGAAAAATCATTGGCCGGATCTAAAGATAAAAAAGCGGGTGTCATGACTGCTGGGACATCTTCCTCCGATTATGAACATATAAAAGATTTTCTACGTCCCAATCTATTGGTGTTGACCAATTGCAAAAAAGTGCTCCTAGAGGGTGTCACCATACAAAATTCTCCAGCATGGAATCTGCACCCCTTGTTGTGCGAAGACTTGACATTGCGCCGTCTATTGGTCCGCAATCCATGGTATGGACAGAATGGAGATGGTGTTGATATTGAGTCATGTAAAAATGTACTGATCGAAGATTGCACTTTTGATGTAGGCGATGATGGTATCTGTATCAAATCGGGACGTGACAAATCGGGAAGGGAACGAGGAAAACCTACGGAAAATGTATTAATCCGCAACAATGTGGTTTACCATGCCCACGGTGGATTTGTGATCGGCAGTGAGATGAGTGGCGGTGCCAAAAACATCTGGGTTCAAGACTGCAGTTTTATTGGAACGGATATCGGCTTAAGATTTAAAACAAAAAGAGGAAGAGGGGGTACCGTTGAAAATATTTTTATCGAGAACATCAATATGATCGATATACCTGGAGAGGCTATTCTATTTGACATGTACTATGAAGCCGTTGATCCTGTTCCTATGGCTGGAGAGAGGCGAGAAAAAGTTAAAGCTGAAAAAATCCCTGTCACTGAGGAAACTCCTCAATTCAAAAATTTTCATATTAAAAATGTATTTGTCAACGGGGCTGAAAAAGGAATATTTTTCAGAGGTCTACCTGAAATGAATATCCAAGATATAACCATCGAAAAGGTAACGATACAGGCAAAAAAGGGTATTGATATCATCGAAGCGTCTAACATAAAACTCAAGGATATCACCATTTTTTCAAAAGAGACTACACCGGTAGTACATATTGAAAATGCACAAAATATTGTTTTTGAAAACTTAAAATATCAGGATGATGCTACCCTGCTGTTTGATCTGTATGGAGAAAATTCAAAAAATATCCAAGTCATCAAAACAGATGTAAACAAGGCTAAAACAATAAGCAAGATAGCATCTGGATTATCAAAATCTGTACTGAAAATCAAAAAATAA